A region from the Xanthocytophaga agilis genome encodes:
- a CDS encoding AraC family transcriptional regulator — METRHKLHPIGLSPLTELQTLVEHRSVYTLNQCELNVFETHQQSKNVRLCFNDLVLTTMLRGKKVMHLFGSEHFDYLPGESVIVPEKEEMIIDFPDASQHNPTQCIALAVNGEVLKETIGLLNEKFPKAEDNDMWRIDMSAFHLQNTFEITNAVDRLVHVSRENIGAKEVLASFTLKELLIRLMQTQARHLILDNYKKYLNNHRFAYIAAYIRENLAENLNIDRLSDLACMSKPNFFRYFKREFGLTPIEFIIQERIKLAKKLLADPLVPITEVCFRSGFNNTNYFFKLFRKYEGTTPKAFRENTIHHLG, encoded by the coding sequence ATGGAAACCAGGCACAAACTTCATCCCATCGGTTTAAGTCCATTGACAGAATTACAAACACTGGTAGAACACCGCTCTGTGTATACACTGAATCAGTGTGAACTCAATGTATTTGAGACACATCAACAAAGCAAAAACGTGCGACTTTGCTTTAATGATCTTGTGCTTACAACCATGCTGCGAGGAAAAAAGGTGATGCATCTTTTTGGGAGCGAACATTTTGATTACCTGCCAGGAGAGTCTGTTATAGTGCCAGAGAAAGAGGAAATGATCATCGACTTTCCAGATGCCAGTCAGCACAATCCTACCCAATGCATTGCCCTGGCAGTAAATGGAGAAGTATTAAAGGAAACTATTGGTCTGCTCAATGAAAAGTTTCCTAAAGCAGAAGATAATGATATGTGGCGTATAGACATGAGTGCATTTCATCTGCAAAACACATTTGAGATTACCAATGCAGTAGACCGACTGGTGCATGTAAGTCGCGAAAATATAGGCGCAAAAGAGGTACTTGCCAGCTTTACCCTTAAAGAGTTGCTTATCCGGTTAATGCAAACACAGGCCAGACATCTGATACTGGATAATTACAAAAAATACCTCAACAATCATCGCTTTGCCTACATTGCTGCTTATATACGGGAAAACCTGGCTGAAAATCTGAATATTGATCGACTCAGTGATCTGGCTTGTATGAGTAAACCTAACTTTTTTCGCTATTTTAAACGGGAATTTGGTCTTACTCCTATCGAATTCATTATCCAAGAACGCATCAAACTCGCCAAAAAGCTTCTGGCTGATCCGTTGGTGCCGATTACAGAGGTATGTTTCCGGTCTGGCTTCAACAATACCAATTATTTTTTTAAGCTATTCCGCAAATACGAAGGCACTACACCCAAAGCCTTCAGGGAGAATACCATTCACCATCTTGGTTGA
- the murQ gene encoding N-acetylmuramic acid 6-phosphate etherase: MLTTESPSHYTNLEKLSTRELLIGINQEDKTVPFAVEKAIPQIEKLVDAIVEQMQNGGRLFYIGAGTSGRLGVVDASECPPTYGVPHGLVVGIIAGGDGAIRKSVEQAEDDFEQAWKDLQAYQINEKDTIIGIAASGRTPYVIGGLREANAHGIQTGCIVCNAGSKVAEQAKYPVEVVVGPEFVTGSTRMKSGTAQKLTLNMISTSVMIRLGKVRGNKMIDMQLSNEKLVNRAVHMVMDELKIEEKEAAELLEKHGSVRKAIDAFQNL; this comes from the coding sequence ATGCTTACGACAGAATCTCCTTCTCATTATACTAACCTGGAAAAACTATCTACACGTGAATTACTGATTGGCATCAATCAGGAAGATAAAACAGTTCCATTTGCGGTAGAGAAAGCAATTCCACAGATTGAAAAATTAGTAGACGCCATTGTAGAACAGATGCAAAATGGAGGTCGTTTATTTTATATAGGTGCAGGTACCAGTGGACGCCTGGGTGTGGTAGACGCATCTGAATGTCCACCCACTTATGGTGTTCCGCATGGACTGGTTGTTGGTATTATAGCTGGCGGAGATGGAGCGATCCGCAAATCTGTAGAACAGGCAGAAGACGATTTTGAACAGGCATGGAAAGACTTACAGGCATATCAGATCAATGAGAAAGATACAATTATTGGTATTGCAGCCTCAGGACGTACGCCATATGTGATTGGCGGCTTGCGTGAAGCCAATGCCCACGGTATACAAACAGGATGTATTGTCTGCAATGCAGGTAGCAAAGTAGCAGAACAGGCAAAATACCCTGTAGAGGTAGTAGTAGGCCCGGAATTTGTTACAGGTAGTACACGTATGAAATCAGGTACTGCTCAGAAATTAACACTGAATATGATTTCTACTTCGGTAATGATTCGTTTGGGGAAGGTAAGAGGCAATAAGATGATAGATATGCAACTAAGCAATGAGAAACTGGTAAACAGAGCAGTACATATGGTGATGGATGAACTGAAAATTGAAGAAAAAGAGGCGGCAGAGTTATTAGAAAAACATGGCAGTGTACGTAAAGCGATTGATGCTTTTCAGAATCTCTGA
- a CDS encoding RidA family protein: MNTRIRYINPEGLSKNPAFSQAVVTEGAGKTIYVGGQNAVNASGEIIGKGNLKEQTEQALQNVQIALTSCGADFENIVKLSVFLIQGQNPLDGFAASQKFMSKLSNPPAVSVLIVAGLGNPDFLVEIEAIAFIPD, from the coding sequence ATGAATACAAGAATTCGATATATAAATCCAGAAGGATTATCTAAAAATCCAGCATTCTCTCAGGCTGTAGTTACTGAAGGAGCAGGCAAGACTATCTATGTCGGAGGGCAGAATGCAGTCAATGCCAGTGGCGAGATCATAGGAAAAGGAAATCTGAAGGAACAAACAGAGCAGGCATTACAAAATGTTCAGATTGCACTAACTAGTTGTGGCGCTGATTTTGAAAATATTGTCAAGTTATCAGTTTTTCTGATCCAGGGACAAAATCCTTTGGATGGGTTTGCTGCTTCGCAAAAATTTATGAGTAAATTATCTAATCCGCCAGCTGTTTCAGTATTGATAGTTGCAGGTTTGGGTAATCCTGACTTTCTGGTGGAGATAGAAGCCATCGCCTTTATTCCTGATTAA
- a CDS encoding SprT-like domain-containing protein, with product MQDSITIFRKYLPDAAVDYCYQLWQQHGFDFKITKARSSKFGDYRFSDSRHRITVNGDLNPYAFLVTYLHEVAHLITFSKYKRKVEPHGKEWKKSFREVAQPVLSLSVFPADVLQALQQYLINPKASSCTDPILFQALHQFDTQTDKVLLANLSEGAVFSLNGRAFRKGETRRTRVLCEEVKSRKKYLVHTQALVEIK from the coding sequence ATGCAAGATTCTATTACCATCTTTAGGAAATATCTGCCAGACGCAGCTGTAGATTATTGCTATCAGTTATGGCAGCAACATGGGTTTGATTTTAAAATTACAAAGGCACGTAGTTCTAAGTTTGGTGACTATCGGTTTTCGGATAGCCGACACAGAATTACAGTGAATGGTGACTTAAATCCCTATGCCTTTCTGGTTACTTACCTTCACGAAGTAGCACACCTGATCACATTCAGTAAGTATAAACGTAAAGTAGAACCTCATGGAAAGGAATGGAAAAAGTCATTTCGGGAAGTGGCTCAACCAGTTTTGTCTCTAAGTGTGTTTCCTGCGGATGTACTTCAGGCTTTACAGCAGTATTTGATTAATCCCAAAGCTTCCTCCTGTACAGATCCGATTCTGTTTCAGGCATTGCATCAGTTCGATACACAAACAGATAAAGTGCTGCTGGCAAATCTCTCAGAAGGGGCTGTTTTTTCGTTGAATGGAAGAGCTTTTCGTAAAGGTGAAACCAGACGTACCCGTGTTTTGTGTGAAGAAGTAAAGAGCCGAAAGAAATACCTGGTTCATACCCAGGCTTTGGTCGAGATTAAATAA
- a CDS encoding enoyl-CoA hydratase/isomerase family protein, translating into MFEHILYQNQDGICFITLNRSEVYNALNVKLTYELKEAFEQAGQDESVRVVVLSGAGDAFCSGADLKEAATKGIASYSDEVRKRYNPMILAMRNLPKPVIGRINGVAAGAGCSLALACDILVMAEETYLTEAFVGIGLVMDSGSGYFLPRLVGSGKAFELATTGAKISAKEALQLGMVNKIAPVAMLDEVIKVYTGYYISAPTVAIGLMKKMLNQSFSSSLEEMLEYEAQLQDIAGASKDHREGIAAFMEKRKPVFKGK; encoded by the coding sequence ATGTTTGAACATATTCTTTATCAGAATCAGGATGGCATTTGTTTTATTACACTAAACCGCTCGGAAGTTTATAACGCCTTGAATGTGAAGCTTACCTATGAGCTAAAAGAAGCATTTGAGCAGGCAGGTCAGGATGAATCTGTCAGGGTGGTGGTACTTTCGGGCGCAGGAGATGCATTTTGTTCCGGGGCTGATCTGAAAGAAGCTGCTACAAAAGGCATTGCTTCCTATTCTGATGAAGTACGCAAGCGGTATAATCCCATGATACTGGCTATGCGAAATCTGCCAAAGCCTGTTATCGGAAGAATCAATGGTGTTGCTGCCGGAGCGGGTTGTTCGCTGGCTCTTGCCTGTGATATTCTGGTGATGGCCGAAGAAACCTACCTGACAGAGGCTTTTGTTGGCATAGGATTAGTAATGGATTCCGGATCAGGATATTTTTTACCAAGATTGGTTGGATCTGGCAAAGCGTTTGAATTAGCTACTACAGGAGCCAAAATCTCAGCGAAAGAAGCTTTACAACTAGGAATGGTGAATAAAATAGCTCCTGTTGCTATGTTGGATGAGGTTATAAAAGTGTATACAGGTTATTATATATCTGCTCCTACAGTGGCAATCGGACTGATGAAAAAAATGCTTAACCAGTCGTTTTCGTCTTCCCTAGAAGAAATGCTGGAATATGAGGCGCAGTTGCAGGATATAGCAGGAGCTTCTAAAGACCATAGAGAAGGAATAGCTGCTTTTATGGAAAAGCGTAAACCTGTATTTAAAGGAAAGTAA
- a CDS encoding phosphatase PAP2 family protein yields the protein MEITNIPKGWGFYFMLDNQPDSNDDSAHSLITRAKYIPSELLPVRKTPTGRAALVVSVLLHPLLLPTYLFLLLFWMSPSMMGVSNDDIRYRILLLLIVCTLLIPLLSTYMLYRLGSVKSLHMEDRQDRIFPFVSTTLFYMLTTYLFVKQLSALYLITLILGGTTFCLLVMTVISFFWKISVHSTSIAGIVGFLIGLYYHYAAVEYFYPLLLVIILAGVLMSARLYLNAHTPAQVLAGAAIGLSIGLGTILMMG from the coding sequence GTGGAAATAACAAATATCCCGAAGGGGTGGGGCTTTTATTTTATGCTTGACAATCAACCTGATAGTAACGACGATTCAGCGCATTCGCTTATTACACGTGCTAAATATATACCTTCTGAACTCTTACCTGTCAGAAAGACTCCAACCGGGCGTGCTGCACTGGTTGTGTCGGTACTACTACACCCATTGTTGTTGCCAACCTATTTATTTCTTCTGCTGTTCTGGATGTCTCCTTCCATGATGGGAGTTTCCAATGATGATATCCGGTACCGGATTTTATTGCTGCTTATTGTGTGTACATTGCTGATACCATTGCTTAGTACATATATGTTGTATCGTCTAGGTAGTGTGAAGAGCCTGCATATGGAAGATCGGCAGGATAGAATATTTCCTTTTGTATCAACAACATTGTTTTATATGCTGACAACCTATTTGTTCGTCAAGCAATTGTCTGCATTATATCTCATTACACTGATTTTGGGAGGCACCACTTTCTGTTTGCTGGTAATGACAGTGATTTCTTTTTTCTGGAAGATCAGTGTTCATAGTACATCTATAGCTGGAATTGTTGGCTTTCTGATAGGGTTGTATTATCATTATGCTGCTGTTGAATATTTTTATCCTCTGTTGCTGGTAATCATTCTGGCAGGTGTATTAATGAGTGCCAGGCTCTATCTGAATGCTCATACTCCTGCTCAGGTACTCGCAGGTGCTGCTATTGGTTTAAGTATTGGATTGGGGACTATTCTGATGATGGGGTAG
- the rpoN gene encoding RNA polymerase factor sigma-54, protein MQKLGLTQSLQQKLSPQQIQFIKLLQIPTAELEARIEEELENNPILEEGREEVFDDYGSEDESYDDPEDSFDDGMNDDLNVDDYLRNEDEASYKTQGDTGGDDEERTLPIATISTLTDSLLAQLDFEKLTEKEKIIGRQIIGSIDEDGYIRRDLEAIVNDLAFSQNIETEYEEVEKILHIIQTFDPPGIGARELQECLLLQLDRKEHDNKIVTLAIRIVDDFFDEFTKKHYEKIQKRLDVSDEDIKDAIRLITRLNPKPGGSASGDVRTQYLIPDFLLTNNSGRLELTLNSRNAPELRISRSYADMLDTYDKSDKKDKSIRETVSFVKQKLDAAKWFIDAIKQRQQTLLRTMNAIVQFQYDFFLEGDESKLRPMILKDIAQAIDMDISTVSRVANSKAVQTEFGIFPLKYFFSEGIATETGEDVSSREVKSILKEFIDNEDKRNPLSDDKLEKMLNDKGYNIARRTVAKYREQLNLPVARLRKEL, encoded by the coding sequence ATGCAAAAACTAGGTTTAACACAGTCGTTACAGCAAAAACTGTCCCCTCAGCAGATTCAGTTTATTAAACTGCTGCAGATTCCGACAGCTGAGCTGGAAGCGCGTATTGAAGAAGAACTGGAGAATAATCCCATACTGGAAGAGGGTAGGGAAGAGGTATTTGATGATTATGGATCGGAAGATGAAAGTTATGATGACCCGGAAGATAGTTTTGATGATGGGATGAATGATGATCTGAATGTGGATGACTATCTGCGAAATGAGGATGAAGCTAGCTATAAAACACAAGGTGATACTGGCGGAGATGACGAAGAACGTACTTTGCCCATTGCAACTATATCCACACTGACCGATTCGTTACTCGCTCAGCTGGATTTTGAAAAGCTGACAGAAAAAGAGAAAATCATTGGCCGACAGATTATTGGAAGCATTGATGAAGATGGATATATCCGTCGTGATCTGGAGGCAATTGTCAATGACCTTGCTTTTTCACAGAATATTGAAACTGAGTATGAAGAAGTAGAAAAGATTTTACATATTATCCAAACTTTTGATCCTCCGGGCATAGGTGCAAGAGAATTACAGGAATGTTTGTTGTTGCAGCTCGACCGAAAAGAGCATGACAATAAAATTGTTACATTAGCAATTCGTATTGTTGATGACTTCTTTGATGAGTTTACTAAAAAGCATTACGAGAAGATTCAGAAGAGATTAGATGTGTCAGATGAAGATATCAAGGATGCTATTCGTTTGATTACCCGTTTGAATCCAAAGCCAGGAGGTTCTGCTTCCGGTGATGTACGTACACAATACCTTATTCCAGATTTTCTGCTTACCAATAACAGTGGCAGACTGGAGCTGACACTGAATTCCCGTAACGCTCCGGAACTACGGATCAGCCGTTCGTATGCTGACATGCTGGATACATATGACAAGAGCGATAAGAAAGATAAGTCTATTCGCGAAACGGTGTCGTTTGTAAAGCAGAAACTGGATGCTGCCAAGTGGTTTATTGACGCCATCAAGCAACGGCAACAGACATTGTTACGTACTATGAATGCTATAGTACAGTTTCAGTATGATTTCTTTCTGGAAGGCGATGAAAGTAAACTACGCCCTATGATCCTGAAAGATATTGCTCAGGCTATTGATATGGATATTTCAACTGTATCCAGGGTGGCTAATAGCAAAGCTGTGCAAACAGAGTTTGGGATCTTTCCATTAAAGTATTTCTTTTCCGAAGGCATTGCTACTGAAACCGGTGAGGATGTGAGTAGTCGGGAAGTAAAAAGTATTTTGAAGGAATTTATTGATAATGAAGACAAACGCAATCCGTTATCAGATGATAAACTGGAAAAAATGCTTAATGATAAAGGATATAACATTGCTCGGAGAACGGTGGCTAAGTATCGTGAGCAACTAAATTTACCAGTTGCGCGTTTGAGAAAAGAACTGTAA
- a CDS encoding tetratricopeptide repeat protein: MEAICLLIFVGGSALYIRYLLWRGAGITQSDKDRIRLQEGVQLLEKKLYKEAFSYFDTILQKEPRCALALASRARCYLMQGDWLHAITDCNRAASLDHCLDSIYLDKGIALVHLGEMKDAFVQFDKAVWYFNVNATPSADAYRWRGITRLKLGDYTKAEQDFRKAMNLGDENAAYFLSMRGDSMDTIEIDN; encoded by the coding sequence ATGGAAGCAATATGTCTTTTAATATTTGTAGGAGGCTCTGCCCTTTATATCCGTTATCTTCTATGGCGCGGGGCAGGTATCACGCAATCAGATAAGGATCGCATTCGCCTTCAGGAAGGCGTTCAACTACTTGAAAAAAAACTTTACAAGGAGGCCTTTTCCTATTTTGATACTATTCTGCAAAAAGAACCTCGTTGTGCACTAGCCCTTGCCTCCCGTGCCAGATGTTATCTGATGCAGGGTGACTGGCTGCATGCTATCACGGACTGTAACCGAGCAGCTTCACTGGACCATTGTCTTGATTCGATTTATCTCGATAAGGGTATTGCACTGGTGCACTTAGGCGAAATGAAGGATGCTTTTGTCCAGTTTGATAAGGCGGTCTGGTATTTTAATGTCAATGCTACACCCAGTGCAGATGCTTACCGATGGAGAGGTATAACCCGTCTGAAACTGGGAGACTATACAAAAGCTGAACAAGATTTTCGTAAGGCCATGAATCTTGGAGATGAAAACGCAGCCTACTTCCTTTCTATGCGGGGTGACAGCATGGATACGATAGAAATAGATAATTAG
- a CDS encoding M24 family metallopeptidase: MKKIYLTFLTLFFLHTVYAQSSMPVILTLRERAAVEDRILQERIENLLPGLMRREGIDMWLIIGREYNEDPVLRTMLPSTWLSARRHTMLVVFDKGGNEGIECLAVARYNVGTTFKSAWNPEKEPDQWKRLTQLIEERKPKKIAINQSSVFGHTDGITHTEYTDLLQKLSSAYQSTMVSAERLAVDWLQIRTNTELAIYEQICRMGHLIIAEGLSEKVIHPGITTTEDVVWWYRERIKELKLDTWFHPTVDVQRPDENNKEANRSFAQRPTADIIQPGDVVHIDFGISYLRLNTDVQELAYVLKPGEKDAPVYLKKALATGNRLQDILTSNYKEGKTGNQVLAETIAQAKKEGIVPQIYSHPIGYHGHAAGPAIGMWDMQNGVPGSGEYTLKYNTLYAIELNAKVKLPEWNNKELRVMLEQNAVFLPSGVQYTDGRQKDYWLIPRQK; encoded by the coding sequence ATGAAGAAAATTTACCTGACCTTCTTAACCCTATTCTTTTTACATACTGTATATGCACAATCTTCCATGCCAGTCATTCTGACTCTCCGAGAACGGGCAGCAGTGGAAGACCGTATTTTACAGGAACGCATCGAAAATCTGCTACCAGGGCTCATGCGTCGTGAAGGTATAGATATGTGGCTGATCATCGGAAGGGAATACAATGAAGATCCGGTATTGCGTACAATGTTACCTTCTACCTGGTTATCGGCCCGTCGGCATACTATGCTTGTCGTGTTTGACAAAGGTGGCAATGAGGGTATAGAATGTCTGGCGGTGGCAAGATATAATGTAGGTACTACCTTCAAAAGTGCCTGGAACCCTGAAAAGGAACCTGACCAATGGAAGCGGCTTACCCAGCTTATTGAAGAAAGGAAACCCAAAAAGATTGCTATTAACCAATCCTCTGTATTTGGACATACAGATGGAATTACCCATACAGAGTACACAGACCTGTTACAGAAACTTTCATCAGCCTATCAATCCACTATGGTGTCTGCAGAACGCCTAGCTGTAGACTGGCTGCAAATTCGCACCAACACTGAGCTGGCAATTTATGAGCAGATCTGCAGAATGGGCCATTTAATCATTGCGGAAGGACTATCCGAAAAAGTAATTCATCCCGGCATTACTACTACAGAAGATGTGGTGTGGTGGTATCGTGAACGTATCAAGGAGCTGAAACTGGATACATGGTTTCATCCCACTGTAGATGTGCAACGACCTGATGAAAATAACAAGGAAGCCAATCGATCCTTTGCTCAGCGACCTACAGCTGATATTATCCAGCCTGGTGATGTGGTTCATATTGACTTTGGAATTAGTTATCTGCGCCTCAATACGGATGTCCAGGAACTTGCCTATGTACTGAAACCGGGAGAGAAAGACGCACCAGTCTATCTGAAGAAAGCACTTGCCACAGGAAATCGTCTTCAGGATATTCTGACCAGCAATTACAAAGAAGGTAAAACAGGTAATCAAGTTCTGGCAGAAACCATTGCTCAGGCAAAAAAAGAAGGGATTGTCCCTCAGATTTACTCTCACCCGATAGGCTATCATGGTCATGCAGCCGGACCAGCCATTGGTATGTGGGATATGCAGAATGGAGTGCCTGGTTCAGGTGAGTATACATTAAAGTACAATACCCTATATGCCATTGAATTAAATGCCAAGGTAAAACTACCCGAATGGAATAATAAAGAACTTCGGGTAATGCTTGAACAGAATGCTGTATTCCTGCCGTCCGGAGTACAATATACAGATGGTAGGCAAAAAGACTATTGGCTAATTCCAAGGCAAAAATAA
- a CDS encoding carboxymuconolactone decarboxylase family protein — protein MKTIDVPVREQVSAQTQEIFDKLNKKMGRVPNLYATIGYSDNALKGILDFEDAFSHGAFTPKEREAVNLVVSQVNNCSYCLAAHSMLAGLKGFSSEEIMQIRKGLSVNTKLQVVLQLAKSIVENKGAAKPVLKEAFFDAGYNEAALIELIGLITVRTFTNYVYALTDIPVDFPAVPALS, from the coding sequence ATGAAAACCATTGATGTACCTGTAAGAGAACAGGTAAGTGCTCAGACACAGGAAATATTTGACAAATTAAATAAGAAGATGGGACGGGTGCCCAATCTATATGCAACCATAGGTTATTCAGATAATGCTCTCAAAGGTATACTCGACTTTGAAGATGCATTCAGTCATGGAGCATTTACTCCAAAAGAAAGAGAAGCGGTTAATCTGGTTGTATCGCAGGTTAATAACTGTAGCTACTGTCTGGCTGCCCATAGTATGCTGGCTGGCCTTAAAGGTTTTTCCTCCGAAGAAATTATGCAGATAAGAAAAGGCCTTTCTGTAAATACCAAACTACAAGTAGTGTTACAACTTGCCAAATCCATCGTTGAGAATAAAGGCGCTGCTAAGCCTGTTTTAAAAGAAGCTTTTTTTGATGCAGGGTACAACGAAGCAGCTTTGATAGAGCTAATCGGACTAATCACAGTAAGAACATTCACAAACTATGTGTATGCCCTGACAGACATTCCAGTTGATTTTCCGGCTGTTCCTGCATTATCGTAA
- a CDS encoding DUF417 family protein, producing the protein MKHSVITAIANVEGVAKSTVRFGIVLVFLWIGVLKFFTYEADGIVPFVANSPFMAFFYNTPSEYKPHINKEGEFVAANHAWHERNNTYGFSKGLGVFLIALGILVALHRVAPLWSVTGSVLVFLMTMGTLSFLLTTPETWVPSLGDSDHGFPFLSARGRLVIKDIVILGGSLITMSQSAQLYLTKTTTKH; encoded by the coding sequence ATGAAACACTCAGTCATCACAGCCATTGCCAATGTAGAGGGGGTGGCTAAAAGCACAGTTCGTTTTGGGATAGTACTTGTATTTTTATGGATAGGCGTCCTGAAATTTTTTACATACGAAGCGGATGGGATTGTCCCTTTTGTGGCAAATAGCCCTTTCATGGCATTTTTTTACAACACGCCTTCTGAATATAAACCCCACATAAACAAGGAAGGTGAATTCGTTGCTGCCAATCACGCCTGGCATGAACGAAACAATACATACGGGTTTTCCAAAGGCCTGGGAGTATTTCTTATCGCGTTGGGTATTCTGGTAGCACTTCACAGAGTGGCTCCTTTATGGAGTGTGACAGGCAGCGTTTTGGTCTTTCTTATGACAATGGGTACACTATCATTTTTACTTACCACGCCGGAAACCTGGGTACCATCTCTTGGAGACAGTGATCATGGATTTCCCTTTCTCTCTGCCAGAGGCAGGCTTGTTATAAAGGACATTGTGATTTTGGGAGGTTCTTTGATTACTATGAGTCAATCTGCTCAGCTATACCTTACCAAAACTACTACTAAACATTAA
- a CDS encoding helix-turn-helix transcriptional regulator, which yields MIGLLTSTGTSLLGINRVQENILAKPIQFTEYAVIFVSEGEGTFYSDFGSFPFQGPVLLFATPLQMIYIQEKSKVQYTLLQFHGDFYCIEYHREEVACNGLLFNNIYISPFIKLTAADHSSFNILIDQIEQELCVSVPSDIVLKSYLQLFLAKSSQVKRRELVDGSVHTIRDEQMEFFKQMLEENFLTLRKPNDYATLLSMPPNTLTKRCTKYFRKTPSQLIIERLILEAKKQLHLTRKSIKEIAYTLNFEDEFYFSRVFKKYTNESPQSFRDKTGISIVADLHR from the coding sequence ATGATCGGATTACTTACAAGTACAGGGACAAGTTTATTGGGTATTAACAGGGTACAGGAGAATATTTTAGCGAAACCTATTCAATTTACTGAGTATGCAGTAATTTTTGTAAGTGAGGGAGAGGGTACCTTTTATTCTGACTTTGGATCATTCCCTTTTCAAGGCCCTGTTCTGTTGTTTGCTACACCTTTGCAAATGATCTATATACAAGAAAAAAGCAAGGTTCAGTACACATTACTTCAGTTTCATGGGGATTTCTATTGTATTGAATACCATCGTGAAGAGGTCGCATGTAATGGCTTGCTTTTCAATAATATCTACATATCCCCATTCATTAAGCTTACTGCTGCTGATCATAGTAGTTTCAATATACTAATTGATCAGATAGAACAGGAGCTTTGTGTATCGGTTCCATCAGATATTGTTCTAAAGTCCTACCTGCAATTATTTCTGGCTAAATCAAGCCAAGTAAAAAGGCGTGAACTGGTAGATGGTAGCGTTCATACTATCAGAGATGAACAAATGGAGTTTTTTAAACAGATGCTTGAGGAAAACTTTCTTACACTCAGAAAGCCTAATGATTATGCCACATTGCTTTCAATGCCACCTAATACACTTACCAAACGGTGTACAAAATATTTCAGAAAAACACCTTCTCAACTCATCATTGAACGACTCATTCTGGAAGCTAAGAAACAGTTGCATCTTACCCGCAAAAGCATCAAAGAAATAGCCTATACTCTTAATTTTGAGGATGAGTTTTATTTTAGCCGGGTCTTTAAGAAATATACAAACGAGTCTCCTCAAAGTTTCAGAGACAAAACGGGTATATCTATAGTGGCAGATTTGCACAGGTAA